DNA from Candidatus Methylacidiphilales bacterium:
GCGTTCCTCCACGATGATTAACGATTCACAACGGGAAGCGAAGTCTTCGATCAGGTGGGGAGAGATGGGGTAGGTCAAACCAAGTTTCAATACTGGGAATTGATCATCGAGGGCGAGTTCGTGCAAAGCGTGATTAAGATATGATGCAGCGAGGCCGGCGCTAATAAAACCGAAGCGGTAGCGTTTGGAAGGTGACTGCGCCGGTAGGGTAATTTTATTGATGTTGAGCGACTCGCTAATTTCCCAGAGGCGTTGATAGCGTTCGGGAAGGGATTGTTCCCTCCTCCAAGTGCGCGGCGGAAGAAGAACCATCTTTTCAAAATCTACTCGCCGTGTATCGAGACATATAGGCTGTTGTGTGTTGATTTTTGAAAAATGATTCCGACGAGTGAGGACTGATCCGCCTCCGTCGGCTTGGTTGGTGGTGATGAGATAGCCGATGTAGAGCTCAGCACCGCGGGCCATTTTGAAAGCTAGATCAACCCAATCTTTAATTTCTTGATTGGTCGAGGGCTCAAGGACAGGCATGTGAAGATGTTTGAATAAGTAACGTGAATCAGCAGGGACTTGTGTGGAATCGCTCCATGGGTCGTCTCCAACAACAACAATCGCTCCGCCTTCAGGATGAGAGCCTGCAAGATTTCCTAATGCAAGTGCATCAGACGCTACATGCAAACCTACGGATTTCATGACGGCAACCGCACGCAAAGCCGCCATTTGCGAGCCGTTGAGCATCGCTGCTGAGAGGGCTTCGTTGTTTGCGATCGTCGCATGTATCCCGTGTGCCTTGAGAAGCTCTGCAATGTTCTCGACTGTATCGAAGAAACCTGCTACGGGCGAACCTGGATATCCTGTCCAGAGATGAGTGCCTCCCTCTGACTCTAGGAGTCCTTTTACAAGAAGTTCATTTCCAGTGTAGACTTCGACTCCTTCCTCTTTCAAAAAGCGAGGGTCAATTTTCATTTAGGTAGGGTAGATTTTAGTCGCTCTGCGTCAAGAGCTGGCGGGTCGGAGTGGGTTTATTGAGTAGCAAACATTACTTTTGAGCCTTTGTCCAATCGTCCAGAAATTTCTTTAACCCAATGTCTGTGAGTGGATGTTTGAAGATTTGTTGAAGCACTGACCACGGTGCCGTGATGACATCACTGCCAATTTTTGCGGCACGATAAAAGTGTAGAGGAGAGCGAACTGAGGCTGTGAGGATTTCAGTCGTAAATCCATAGTTGTCGTAAATAGTGCGGATATCGTTGATCAACTCCATGCCGTCGTGGCCTATATCATCAAGCCGTCCTACAAATGGACTGATGTAGGTCGCTCCAGCTTTTGCCGCTAAAAGTGCTTGGTTAGCTGAAAAGCAAAGTGTGACGTTGGTGGGAATACCCTTGTCTGTAAAATGACGGACGGCCTTTAAGCCTTCGGGAATCAGGGGCACCTTGATAACAATATTTTTGTGCCAACTCGCAATCGCCTCGCCTTCCTTGATCATTTCTGGGGCGGTCAGGCTTACTATTTCTGCGCTGATCGGACCATCTACCAGAGCAGCGATTTCTTCGATAAGCTGACGAAACGGTTTTCCACTTTGGGCGACAAGAGATGGATTCGTCGTGACGCCGTCAATAATGCCCATGGCCACGGCTTCGCGGATCTGACCAAGGTCGGCTGAGTCTATAAAGATCTTCATAACTTGAAGTAGGTTGGATGACGCTAGAGTGAGATTAAAAATTCGCTTTTGGGTTTAGGTGCTTGAGTGACTTCTTTAGCTTTAGCTTCATATCCTTCGCGCCCCATGAGGCCGTAGGCATACTGCTTTCCCGCTTCTACACCCGGCTGATCAAAGGCATTTATGTCGTAAAGCTCGCCCGCGTAAGCGGTTTGTAACTCCAGAAGCATAAGCAGCGCGCCGACTGTGCGAGGTGAAATTTCTGAAAGTTTTATTGCGCAGGTAGGACGTTGAGCATTTTGAAGCGCGAGTTGCGTAGCGGTGTATTCTGCCTCTAGGAGCTCATTCAGCGTGTGTCCGGCAAGGTATTGGATGGAGGTCTGGTAAGTCATAGTCTCTGGAATGTATATGCGGTGATGAAACTTTTCTGTGGAGAGAAACGTTATTACCTTGTCGTAGGGACCTTCCATATAAAGCTGGAGTTGAGAGTGTTGATCAGTAACGCCGAGGGATTTGCAAGGGGTCTGTCCAGTATATATCTTTTGACCTTTTCGGTTATGGGCTTTGCCGAGACTTTCTGCCCAAAGTTGACGGAACCAATCTGCGATATCTTTCAGAGCGTGAGCGTAAGGCATCATGATTTGGATATTTTTGTTTTTAGCTGTGTGCATGAGATAGTGATACCCCGCCGCAGTGAGTGCGGGATTTTTTTCGGGAGATTTGGCAGTCATGCATGCACGCTCCATTGCGGCAGCGCCAGACAGTAGATCGTGGATGTCAATGCCGCTAACAGAAGCTGAGAGGAGACCAACTGCGCTAAGGACTGAGAAGCGGCCTCCTACGTTGGAAGGAATAGGCAGCGTTTCAAATCCTTCAACTTCTGCGATCGCTCGAAGCGAGCCATGCTGGGGATCTGTTGTGATCAGAAAATGGCGGCGTGCTTTTTTAGGCCCGAGTTTTTTGAAGAGGAGTTCCTTTATCCACATGAAAATAGACATGATTTCAACAGTGTCGCCCGATTTGCTGATGACGTTGAAGAAGGTTTTCTTGAGGTCGAGAGTGTCAAGAAGGCCTGCCAGGCGATCTGGATCGATATTGTCGGGAACGTGTATGGTTGGGACTTTGCCACGTTTCTTCCATGAGATTTCGTTGTGATACGGATGTCGAAGTGCGGTATGTAGAGCGATATTACCGAGTGCTGAACCCCCGATTCCGATAACAACGAAAGTGTCGAACTTGTTGCGAATCTTTTTTGCAATTTTAGAAATATGGTCGGCAAGGGCTAAGTCGTAGGGTAAATCTAAAAATCCAATTTGTTGAGACTGCCGAAGCTGGAGTATGGCCCTGTGTGCTGCGACAAGTCGAGGCTTCAGGGCTTCCCATTCTTTTGGCGTGATGCCATGGGTGGCGCCGATCCGTTCAGATCGAAGACCGTTGAAATCATAAGTGATGCCTATTTTCAT
Protein-coding regions in this window:
- a CDS encoding glucose-6-phosphate isomerase — protein: MKIGITYDFNGLRSERIGATHGITPKEWEALKPRLVAAHRAILQLRQSQQIGFLDLPYDLALADHISKIAKKIRNKFDTFVVIGIGGSALGNIALHTALRHPYHNEISWKKRGKVPTIHVPDNIDPDRLAGLLDTLDLKKTFFNVISKSGDTVEIMSIFMWIKELLFKKLGPKKARRHFLITTDPQHGSLRAIAEVEGFETLPIPSNVGGRFSVLSAVGLLSASVSGIDIHDLLSGAAAMERACMTAKSPEKNPALTAAGYHYLMHTAKNKNIQIMMPYAHALKDIADWFRQLWAESLGKAHNRKGQKIYTGQTPCKSLGVTDQHSQLQLYMEGPYDKVITFLSTEKFHHRIYIPETMTYQTSIQYLAGHTLNELLEAEYTATQLALQNAQRPTCAIKLSEISPRTVGALLMLLELQTAYAGELYDINAFDQPGVEAGKQYAYGLMGREGYEAKAKEVTQAPKPKSEFLISL
- the fsa gene encoding fructose-6-phosphate aldolase, which codes for MKIFIDSADLGQIREAVAMGIIDGVTTNPSLVAQSGKPFRQLIEEIAALVDGPISAEIVSLTAPEMIKEGEAIASWHKNIVIKVPLIPEGLKAVRHFTDKGIPTNVTLCFSANQALLAAKAGATYISPFVGRLDDIGHDGMELINDIRTIYDNYGFTTEILTASVRSPLHFYRAAKIGSDVITAPWSVLQQIFKHPLTDIGLKKFLDDWTKAQK